In a genomic window of Methanorbis furvi:
- a CDS encoding polyprenyl synthetase family protein, whose product MELSEYLKSVAEKVDQEADEYSKATDTTLQKASAHLLLGGGKRLRPAMVLLAADAVRKGASADIFSAALALEWTHTFTLVHDDIMDGDSLRRGRPTVHVVWNEATAILAGDVLYARAFEYLCSVKNASAESKVKAVQMLSHACYEICEGQEEDVSFETRNDVRASEYLEMVRKKTGVLYAAAAGIGAALAGGDAKQIAAFYTLGQNTGIAFQIQDDIIDLMTPPEISGKDQASDLRENKQTLLAITAREMGVDLSKYHKDHLTKEEIAEAIALLEMSGVLGKVRGISEKMIADSKAGLASVVPASEERDLIFEMVDFFITRGY is encoded by the coding sequence ATGGAGTTATCTGAGTATCTGAAGTCTGTTGCTGAGAAGGTTGATCAGGAGGCGGACGAGTACAGCAAAGCGACCGACACGACGCTGCAGAAGGCATCAGCCCATCTGCTGCTCGGCGGCGGCAAACGCCTGAGACCTGCAATGGTTCTTCTTGCAGCAGACGCTGTCCGCAAGGGTGCTTCGGCAGATATTTTTTCTGCTGCTCTTGCTCTTGAGTGGACCCACACGTTCACGCTGGTTCATGATGATATTATGGACGGCGACTCGCTGCGCCGCGGAAGACCGACGGTTCATGTGGTGTGGAACGAGGCAACCGCAATTCTTGCAGGCGATGTTTTGTATGCAAGGGCGTTTGAGTATCTGTGTTCGGTGAAGAATGCAAGTGCTGAGTCGAAGGTGAAGGCTGTTCAGATGCTGTCTCATGCATGTTATGAGATCTGTGAAGGCCAGGAGGAGGATGTTTCCTTTGAGACTAGGAATGATGTTCGAGCATCTGAGTATCTTGAGATGGTTCGAAAGAAGACGGGTGTGTTGTATGCGGCTGCTGCCGGTATCGGTGCGGCTCTTGCAGGAGGAGATGCCAAGCAGATTGCGGCATTCTATACGCTTGGTCAGAACACAGGCATTGCATTCCAGATTCAGGATGATATCATTGATCTGATGACGCCGCCTGAGATTTCTGGTAAGGATCAGGCATCTGATCTTCGTGAGAACAAGCAGACGCTTCTGGCAATCACGGCACGCGAGATGGGTGTTGATCTGTCAAAGTACCACAAGGATCATCTTACAAAGGAGGAGATTGCCGAGGCAATTGCCCTTCTTGAGATGTCAGGTGTGCTTGGCAAGGTCCGCGGTATTTCCGAGAAGATGATCGCTGATTCGAAGGCTGGTCTTGCAAGTGTTGTGCCTGCATCCGAGGAGCGGGATCTGATCTTTGAGATGGTGGACTTCTTTATTACGAGAGGATACTAA
- the gyrA gene encoding DNA gyrase subunit A produces the protein MTSEEQQQVAEKITHRVAPINIEDEMKNCFIDYAMSVIIGRAIPDARDGLKPVHRRILYAMLHDEGNTSDKAYKKSAKAVAATMGNYHPHGDSAIYDTLVKMAQPFSYRYPLIDGQGNFGSIDGDSAAAYRYTEARLTKAAESLLEDIEKETVDFVPNFDESSEEPDVLPSRIPNLLVNGTTGIAVGMATSMMPHNLGEVCDLVTAFIDQPEMTVEDMMKILPAPDFPTGGIIMGTDGVKNAYLTGQGKVVVRGVAEIEERKKNFEQIVITEIPYQVNKAVMIERIAELVKNKQIEGISDLRDESDKDGIRVIIELKQGVQGNVVLNQLYKHTQLESSFGITNLAIVEKKPMILSLSEMLKHFIAHRMSVVRRRSQFDLRKAEERKHILDGLLKALDMIDEVIATIRGSPEVAAAQVALVSKFGFSEMQADAILKMQLRRLAALEQQKIIDEKNELQVIIDKLNWILASDANILSVVKEETAEIREKYADDRRSKIDYSANTDMDILDFIEDKQVLVMLTSQDYIKRMPLESCRQQRRGGRGVTGMTTKDEDSVDKVFLASTHDYLLCFTNKGRAYWLRVHEIPEGSRQSKGKAIVNLLNLTDEEVAAVIPMRSFDSDKYLFFATKMGKVGKMSQELFSRPRTGGLIAITILDGDELVDVMVTDGSCDVVLTTWLGQSLRFSEDEVRNTGRGAQGVKGITLRGTDAVRALTLVEKDHLLTITEGGFGKRTPFEEFRGKGRGTQGVRNIVTNLERGGVVSSIAIGDDEEIVITTAGGVVMRTQAGDISIQKRSTQGVRVIRVDVGDKVTSVAVVPADDEAEEEGDSPAPVDETQQNLLSDEGEE, from the coding sequence TTGACATCTGAAGAACAGCAGCAGGTCGCCGAAAAGATAACCCACCGCGTTGCACCGATCAACATCGAAGACGAGATGAAAAACTGTTTCATCGATTATGCGATGTCGGTCATCATCGGTCGTGCGATTCCTGATGCACGTGACGGTTTGAAACCGGTTCACCGCAGAATTTTGTACGCGATGCTCCATGATGAGGGCAACACCAGCGACAAGGCCTACAAGAAGTCGGCAAAAGCTGTGGCTGCAACCATGGGTAACTACCACCCGCACGGAGACTCGGCAATTTACGACACGCTTGTCAAGATGGCTCAGCCGTTCTCGTACCGATACCCGCTGATTGATGGTCAGGGTAACTTCGGTTCGATTGACGGCGACTCGGCAGCAGCATACCGTTACACCGAGGCACGTCTGACGAAGGCAGCAGAGTCGCTTCTCGAAGACATCGAAAAAGAGACGGTTGACTTCGTCCCGAACTTTGATGAGTCTTCCGAAGAGCCGGATGTTCTGCCGAGCAGAATCCCGAATCTTCTGGTGAACGGAACAACCGGTATTGCGGTCGGTATGGCAACAAGCATGATGCCGCACAACCTCGGCGAGGTCTGTGATCTGGTGACGGCTTTTATTGACCAGCCGGAGATGACGGTTGAGGATATGATGAAGATCCTTCCGGCACCCGACTTCCCGACCGGTGGTATCATCATGGGTACTGACGGTGTGAAGAACGCTTACCTCACCGGTCAGGGCAAGGTTGTTGTCCGCGGTGTTGCGGAGATTGAGGAGCGAAAGAAAAACTTTGAACAGATTGTGATCACCGAAATTCCCTATCAGGTGAACAAGGCTGTAATGATCGAGAGGATCGCTGAACTTGTGAAGAACAAGCAGATCGAGGGTATCAGCGATCTGCGTGATGAGTCTGACAAGGATGGTATCCGCGTAATCATCGAGCTGAAGCAGGGTGTGCAGGGCAATGTGGTTTTGAACCAGCTCTACAAACACACCCAGCTTGAGAGCTCGTTTGGTATCACAAACCTCGCGATCGTTGAGAAGAAGCCGATGATTCTCTCTCTGTCCGAGATGCTCAAGCACTTCATCGCTCACCGCATGTCGGTTGTCCGCAGACGTTCGCAGTTTGATCTGCGAAAGGCCGAGGAGCGCAAACATATTCTGGATGGTCTCTTAAAGGCTCTCGATATGATCGATGAGGTCATCGCAACGATTCGCGGCTCGCCCGAAGTTGCGGCAGCTCAGGTTGCCCTTGTCAGCAAATTCGGATTCTCGGAGATGCAGGCTGACGCAATTCTGAAGATGCAGCTCCGTCGCCTCGCGGCTCTGGAACAGCAGAAGATCATTGATGAGAAGAATGAACTTCAAGTCATCATCGATAAGCTGAACTGGATCTTAGCATCTGATGCAAACATCCTGTCTGTTGTAAAGGAGGAGACCGCAGAGATTCGCGAGAAGTATGCGGATGACCGCAGAAGCAAGATCGATTACTCGGCAAACACCGACATGGATATTCTTGATTTCATCGAGGATAAGCAGGTTTTAGTGATGCTGACTTCGCAGGATTACATCAAGCGGATGCCGCTTGAGTCATGCCGTCAGCAGCGCCGCGGAGGCCGCGGTGTGACCGGTATGACGACGAAGGACGAGGATTCGGTCGATAAGGTGTTCCTTGCAAGCACGCATGATTATCTGCTCTGTTTCACGAACAAGGGCCGTGCGTACTGGCTGCGGGTGCATGAGATTCCGGAAGGCTCGCGCCAAAGCAAAGGAAAGGCGATTGTGAATCTGCTGAACCTGACCGATGAGGAGGTTGCAGCAGTTATTCCTATGAGAAGCTTTGACTCAGACAAGTATCTCTTCTTTGCAACGAAGATGGGCAAGGTCGGCAAGATGTCGCAGGAGCTGTTCTCCCGTCCGCGAACCGGAGGTCTGATTGCGATCACGATTCTTGACGGCGATGAGCTGGTGGATGTGATGGTTACTGACGGGTCCTGCGATGTTGTTCTGACAACCTGGCTCGGCCAGAGTCTGCGATTTAGCGAGGATGAGGTGCGAAACACCGGACGCGGCGCTCAGGGTGTAAAGGGTATTACGCTTCGCGGCACTGATGCGGTTCGTGCGCTGACGCTTGTGGAAAAGGATCATCTTCTGACGATCACTGAAGGCGGCTTTGGTAAGAGAACTCCGTTCGAGGAGTTCCGCGGCAAGGGTCGCGGTACGCAGGGCGTCAGAAATATTGTGACGAATCTTGAACGCGGCGGTGTTGTCTCTTCGATTGCTATTGGTGACGATGAGGAGATTGTTATCACGACTGCCGGCGGTGTTGTGATGCGCACGCAGGCCGGCGACATTTCTATTCAGAAACGCAGCACTCAGGGAGTGCGTGTTATCCGTGTGGATGTCGGGGACAAAGTGACGAGTGTTGCTGTTGTTCCTGCTGATGATGAGGCTGAGGAGGAGGGCGACTCTCCTGCTCCGGTCGATGAGACACAGCAGAATCTGCTCTCTGATGAAGGCGAAGAGTAA
- the gyrB gene encoding DNA topoisomerase (ATP-hydrolyzing) subunit B produces the protein MTNNYDASHITVLEGLAPVRERPAMYIGSTDTRGLHHLVYEVVDNSIDEALAGFCKHIAITLNADGSCTIDDDGRGIPVDIMPKQNKSALEVVMTVLHAGGKFDKNTYQVSGGLHGVGVSVVNALSTKLTVEVFRNKNVYSMIFSRGGLVQKLESRPETAAEFRERCIRLSNPVSADQDEVTGTRITFQPDAKIFDTVQFDYDILAHRFRELAYLNKGLEIKVVDNRTGDSDLFCYEGGLSEFVAHLNEGKELLHNEVIYVDKSDNENKIEVEIALQYNQTYGETLFTFVNSVNTREGGTHLEGFRSALTRAINNSAHANKHLKDDVSVKGEDVREGLTAVISVKIANPQFEGQTKMRLGNSNVRGLVDSMVYQALTEFFEENPKVIAAIARKAQEAANAREAARRAKELARRKSSLEMSGLPGKLADCSERDPAKSEIYIVEGDSAGGSAKQGRDRKFQAILPLRGKILNVEKAIENKALKNAEIQTLISAIGAGYGEMFDPERARYHHIVIMTDADVDGAHIRILLLTFFYRFMKPLVELGYVYVAQPPLFRVAKGKQERYVYTEEDMRAAVTEFGDKGISVQRYKGLGEMNAGQLWDTTMNPENRILKQIRIEDASYANEIFEKLMGDDVMPRKDFIKRHAGEVKNLDI, from the coding sequence ATGACCAATAATTATGATGCGTCTCACATCACCGTTCTTGAGGGCCTGGCCCCGGTTCGTGAGCGCCCAGCCATGTATATCGGCAGCACCGATACCCGTGGTCTGCACCATCTTGTCTATGAAGTTGTAGACAACTCAATTGACGAAGCACTGGCCGGATTTTGTAAGCATATCGCAATCACGCTGAATGCTGACGGGTCCTGTACGATCGACGATGACGGCCGCGGAATTCCGGTCGACATCATGCCAAAGCAGAACAAAAGTGCTCTTGAAGTAGTTATGACTGTTCTGCATGCCGGCGGAAAGTTCGATAAAAATACCTATCAGGTATCAGGAGGTCTGCACGGAGTCGGTGTTTCAGTCGTGAACGCTCTGTCAACAAAGTTGACCGTAGAAGTGTTCCGCAACAAAAACGTCTACTCAATGATATTCTCCCGCGGCGGCCTTGTCCAGAAACTGGAGAGCCGTCCTGAAACCGCAGCAGAGTTCCGCGAGCGGTGCATCCGTCTCAGCAATCCGGTCTCAGCAGATCAGGACGAAGTTACCGGAACCCGCATCACGTTTCAGCCTGACGCGAAAATATTCGACACCGTTCAGTTCGACTACGACATCCTTGCCCATCGGTTCCGTGAGCTCGCATACCTCAACAAAGGCCTTGAGATCAAAGTTGTGGACAACCGCACCGGAGACTCAGATTTATTCTGCTACGAAGGCGGTCTCAGCGAATTCGTCGCCCACTTGAATGAAGGCAAAGAGCTGCTGCACAACGAAGTCATCTATGTGGACAAGTCCGACAACGAAAACAAGATCGAGGTCGAGATTGCCCTGCAGTACAACCAGACGTACGGCGAAACACTGTTCACCTTCGTCAACAGTGTCAACACCCGCGAAGGTGGAACACATCTTGAAGGATTCCGCTCTGCCCTCACTCGTGCGATCAATAACAGCGCACACGCAAACAAACATCTCAAAGATGACGTGTCTGTGAAGGGCGAGGATGTTCGCGAAGGACTCACCGCAGTCATCAGCGTGAAAATTGCGAACCCGCAGTTTGAAGGCCAGACCAAGATGCGGCTCGGCAACAGCAATGTCAGAGGTCTCGTGGACTCAATGGTCTATCAGGCACTGACCGAGTTCTTTGAAGAAAATCCAAAGGTCATTGCAGCAATCGCACGAAAAGCTCAGGAGGCAGCAAACGCCCGTGAGGCAGCACGCCGCGCCAAAGAGCTTGCGAGAAGAAAAAGTTCGCTTGAGATGTCTGGTCTCCCCGGCAAACTTGCGGACTGTTCCGAACGCGACCCGGCAAAGAGTGAGATCTATATTGTGGAAGGAGATTCTGCAGGAGGTTCTGCAAAGCAGGGACGTGACAGAAAATTCCAGGCAATTCTCCCGCTTCGTGGTAAAATCCTGAACGTTGAAAAAGCAATCGAGAACAAGGCACTGAAAAATGCCGAAATTCAGACGCTCATCTCTGCGATCGGTGCAGGATACGGAGAGATGTTTGATCCTGAACGCGCCCGCTACCACCACATCGTCATCATGACCGATGCAGATGTGGATGGGGCACATATCAGAATTCTGTTGCTGACCTTCTTCTACCGATTCATGAAACCGCTCGTTGAACTCGGATACGTGTATGTTGCACAGCCTCCGCTGTTCCGCGTGGCAAAAGGCAAACAGGAACGTTATGTCTACACCGAAGAGGACATGCGTGCCGCAGTCACCGAGTTTGGCGACAAGGGAATTTCTGTTCAGCGCTACAAAGGTCTTGGAGAAATGAATGCAGGCCAGCTCTGGGACACGACGATGAATCCTGAGAATCGTATCTTAAAGCAGATCAGAATTGAGGATGCAAGCTATGCAAACGAAATTTTTGAGAAACTCATGGGCGATGATGTGATGCCGAGAAAAGATTTCATTAAACGTCATGCAGGGGAGGTGAAAAACCTTGACATCTGA
- a CDS encoding RNase J family beta-CASP ribonuclease — protein MVDIEVIAVGGYNEVGRNMTAVRVGKEIVIFDMGLYLDPISGNNNVEMENMHSLDLIQIGAIPDDTVMNSVEGTVKAIVCTHGHLDHIGAVQKLAHRYNCPIIATPYTTELIKQQIEGERKFSVTNKTFALKAGGKYTISQHLTLEFVRIQHSIIDSAIAVLHTPAGCVVYANDFKLDMTPVIGEAPDLARLRAIGKEGVKLLIVESLNLDDRGYSPSEQVARLRVRDAITRCEDDKNAIIVSTFASQIARIKSITECAREIDRTPILLGRSMERYNGTAEVMKMVAFPQGTSIYGNRKTTDRMLRRVAKEGKEKFLLVVTGHQGEPGSMLSRMAMGETPFKVEKGDKVMFSANIIPNPVNYAQRAEVDRLLLRQGARIFDGLHVTGHAYYQEHYDLLSMLNPEHIVPSHGPFEMKGGYVTLSREFGYTLNRDVHIMQNGDRLVLPK, from the coding sequence ATGGTTGACATAGAAGTCATTGCTGTTGGCGGATACAACGAGGTCGGAAGGAATATGACCGCGGTCCGCGTCGGCAAAGAGATCGTTATCTTTGATATGGGTCTGTATCTTGACCCGATATCAGGAAACAACAATGTAGAAATGGAGAACATGCACTCGCTGGATCTGATCCAGATTGGTGCAATCCCTGACGACACGGTGATGAACTCTGTCGAGGGAACGGTGAAGGCGATCGTTTGTACGCACGGCCACCTTGACCACATCGGTGCGGTTCAGAAACTTGCCCACCGTTACAACTGCCCGATCATCGCAACACCGTACACGACAGAACTGATCAAACAGCAGATTGAGGGAGAGCGCAAGTTCTCGGTGACGAACAAGACCTTCGCGCTGAAAGCCGGAGGCAAGTACACCATCTCGCAGCATCTGACGCTTGAATTCGTTCGCATTCAGCACAGTATCATCGACTCGGCAATTGCGGTGCTTCACACGCCGGCCGGTTGTGTGGTGTATGCCAACGACTTCAAACTGGATATGACGCCGGTGATCGGCGAGGCTCCGGACCTTGCACGTCTGCGTGCGATCGGTAAAGAAGGCGTGAAGCTCCTGATCGTTGAGTCGCTGAATCTTGATGACCGCGGCTACTCTCCAAGTGAGCAGGTGGCACGGCTTCGCGTGCGGGATGCTATCACCCGCTGCGAGGATGATAAGAACGCGATCATTGTCTCGACGTTTGCATCACAGATTGCGAGGATCAAATCCATCACCGAGTGTGCACGCGAGATTGACCGGACCCCGATTCTCCTCGGCAGATCGATGGAGAGGTACAACGGTACTGCAGAGGTCATGAAGATGGTTGCGTTCCCGCAAGGAACCAGCATCTACGGCAACCGCAAGACCACCGACCGGATGCTTCGCCGCGTTGCAAAGGAAGGAAAGGAAAAGTTCCTTCTTGTGGTAACCGGTCACCAGGGTGAGCCGGGCTCGATGCTTTCCCGCATGGCGATGGGCGAGACACCGTTCAAGGTTGAGAAGGGTGACAAGGTAATGTTTTCCGCAAACATTATTCCAAACCCGGTGAACTATGCACAGCGTGCCGAGGTTGATCGTCTGCTGCTGCGGCAGGGTGCCCGCATCTTTGATGGTCTGCATGTTACGGGACACGCGTATTATCAGGAGCATTATGATCTGCTTTCGATGCTGAACCCTGAACACATTGTTCCGTCCCATGGTCCGTTTGAGATGAAGGGCGGGTATGTGACGCTCAGCCGCGAGTTCGGCTACACGCTGAACCGTGATGTTCACATTATGCAGAACGGAGACCGTCTGGTTCTTCCGAAATAA
- a CDS encoding hydrophobe/amphiphile efflux-3 (HAE3) family transporter, with protein MLRPFETINEFLARKPFLVGCFLIIILAFAIIGAMGISMEAEGINSSDFSSHASYVSDSYDRHFSSDSIILMVQADSVTDTNIVERIYALERQWESYDGVNTVVGLYDIIAAANGGLIPVNQASVNSIVASLPTDTLTSLMPNGELTLIVISVDSGLSSDKVQSLLMNLESSLSIADIPPGVTLTFTGNSAMMRDMSKSIGADMITLLVAAIILMIIACRVLFNHVRNPLLPVICVSIGLLLTFGVMGLVGLPMSMVTIGALPILLGIGVDYGIQFHSRLDDEVRVHPLPTAIKLTITKTGSAVFFAMCASAIGFLAMQVSRMESIRQFGYVAMIGIACCYLSALLIIPLYALITNYTPKPHTPSSYSSSTTTFSERYNAFLGKMAVKIAKYAVPILLILCIVGVTGLFLDEEVPIQTDTKSYLPNDMPAIVNLNMMSRAMGDTGGFPVYVQGDSLTSPETIEWMYDWGNHELALYDTRFTSVSSIATVIVHANNGVLPTTQTEVDRILDSMEDAAVSSYLLDNSQAVIRFGMVSLSEPQQRSLLESVTADINFYPPPIGVEALVTGTPYTYVNTMDDIMGGKSQMTLLAFVLIFVFLALLYRSWRKALCPIIPIILIIGWNGAAMYLFDIEYTVLTATMGAMTIGVAAEYCIMMVERIYEEMEVCDTETAVEHGTSKIGTAITVSGCATMCGFSALLFANFPLIQDFGLVTVLAMAFTLFGALVAVPALVSLILKNSEKTTADVGHTSPSL; from the coding sequence TTGTTACGTCCATTTGAAACAATTAATGAATTTTTGGCACGAAAACCATTCTTAGTCGGTTGTTTTCTGATAATTATTTTAGCTTTTGCGATAATTGGGGCAATGGGTATTAGTATGGAGGCAGAGGGAATCAACTCTTCTGATTTTAGCAGCCATGCATCCTATGTTTCTGACAGTTATGACCGGCATTTTTCATCTGATTCGATTATCCTGATGGTACAGGCAGATTCTGTTACCGATACGAATATTGTCGAACGAATATATGCGCTGGAACGGCAATGGGAGAGCTATGACGGGGTGAATACAGTCGTAGGGCTGTATGACATTATTGCTGCTGCAAACGGCGGACTTATTCCTGTCAATCAGGCAAGTGTAAACAGTATCGTCGCATCTCTACCCACCGACACTCTCACGTCCCTTATGCCGAATGGTGAACTGACTCTCATAGTGATATCTGTTGATTCGGGGCTTTCGAGTGATAAGGTACAGAGCCTTTTGATGAATTTAGAGAGCAGTCTGTCGATTGCTGATATTCCGCCTGGTGTTACTCTGACATTTACGGGAAACTCAGCGATGATGAGGGATATGAGTAAGAGTATCGGAGCTGATATGATCACGCTGCTAGTTGCGGCAATCATTCTGATGATTATTGCCTGCCGGGTTTTGTTCAATCATGTGCGTAATCCGCTTCTTCCAGTAATCTGTGTCTCTATTGGTCTCCTTCTGACATTTGGCGTAATGGGTCTGGTAGGCCTCCCCATGTCGATGGTGACAATTGGTGCACTGCCGATTTTACTTGGTATCGGTGTTGATTATGGTATTCAGTTCCATTCAAGGCTTGATGATGAGGTTCGGGTCCACCCTCTGCCGACAGCAATAAAACTCACAATTACCAAAACCGGTTCTGCAGTATTTTTTGCGATGTGTGCAAGTGCTATAGGATTCCTTGCGATGCAGGTTTCCCGAATGGAATCAATTCGTCAGTTTGGATATGTGGCAATGATTGGTATTGCCTGCTGTTACCTCTCAGCGCTGCTGATAATCCCACTTTATGCACTGATTACGAACTACACGCCAAAACCACACACACCATCGTCATATAGTTCGTCAACCACGACGTTCTCTGAAAGATACAATGCTTTTCTGGGAAAAATGGCCGTAAAAATTGCAAAGTATGCAGTACCAATTCTTTTGATTCTTTGTATTGTTGGTGTGACCGGTCTGTTTCTGGATGAGGAAGTCCCAATTCAAACGGATACGAAGTCATATCTGCCTAATGATATGCCAGCAATTGTGAATCTCAACATGATGTCACGTGCTATGGGCGATACCGGAGGTTTTCCTGTGTACGTGCAGGGTGATTCGCTGACAAGTCCCGAGACCATAGAGTGGATGTATGACTGGGGAAACCATGAGCTTGCGCTCTATGATACACGGTTTACTTCTGTGTCCAGTATTGCAACGGTTATCGTTCATGCAAACAATGGTGTTCTGCCGACTACCCAGACAGAAGTTGATAGAATTCTTGACTCAATGGAGGATGCAGCTGTGTCTTCCTATCTGCTTGACAATTCTCAGGCAGTGATCCGGTTCGGGATGGTTTCGCTCTCAGAACCTCAACAGCGCTCATTATTGGAGTCGGTTACTGCAGACATCAATTTTTATCCGCCTCCGATAGGGGTTGAGGCACTTGTTACGGGAACGCCATACACATATGTGAATACCATGGATGATATCATGGGTGGCAAATCTCAGATGACATTACTTGCATTTGTCCTGATCTTCGTGTTTCTGGCATTGTTGTACCGCAGCTGGAGGAAAGCTCTCTGTCCGATCATTCCGATAATATTGATCATTGGCTGGAATGGGGCTGCAATGTACCTCTTCGACATCGAGTATACGGTTCTGACAGCAACAATGGGGGCGATGACGATAGGTGTTGCCGCCGAGTACTGCATTATGATGGTGGAGAGAATTTATGAGGAGATGGAAGTCTGTGATACTGAAACTGCGGTGGAACATGGAACCAGTAAAATCGGGACGGCAATCACCGTTTCCGGCTGCGCGACAATGTGTGGTTTCTCGGCATTGCTGTTTGCAAATTTCCCGCTCATTCAGGATTTCGGTCTGGTGACGGTTCTTGCGATGGCATTCACCCTGTTCGGCGCACTTGTTGCGGTTCCGGCACTGGTGTCGCTTATCCTAAAAAATTCCGAAAAAACGACGGCGGACGTAGGACACACGTCCCCATCCCTATGA
- a CDS encoding nitroreductase family protein, translating to MKSALSSPLTIICDKDACTSCGLCSTICTTRKITGEKGKNPDINNAGPCISCGHCIAVCPANALSTTSSDFTSPENIKAYHSGVDADLLAQYLKSRRSIRIWKDTPVAKEDIDRLLDIAAYAPSAANIHPVKWAVTADPKKVQEFTKASVAYLKTLPADHPAAGVAQMLIAGADAGGDPICRNAPALLIAASESGQDFGLIDSIIALSYIDIFAPSLKIGTCWVGYVMAMLNLKPDLGKILGIPDNWTPQYAMLIGYQGVAFSQIPPRETPEIIWN from the coding sequence ATGAAATCAGCTCTCTCATCACCCCTGACAATCATCTGCGACAAAGACGCCTGCACATCCTGCGGCCTCTGCTCAACCATATGCACCACACGAAAAATTACCGGTGAAAAAGGAAAAAATCCTGACATCAATAATGCAGGTCCCTGCATCTCCTGCGGCCACTGCATCGCAGTCTGCCCGGCAAACGCACTCTCAACAACCAGCAGTGACTTCACCTCACCGGAAAACATCAAAGCATATCACTCAGGGGTTGACGCAGACCTCCTTGCCCAGTACCTCAAAAGCCGCCGCTCGATCAGAATATGGAAGGACACGCCGGTAGCAAAAGAGGATATCGACCGCCTCCTCGACATCGCCGCATACGCTCCATCTGCTGCGAACATCCATCCGGTCAAATGGGCAGTGACCGCCGACCCGAAAAAAGTACAGGAGTTCACCAAAGCCTCGGTCGCATACCTCAAAACCCTTCCCGCAGATCATCCCGCAGCAGGAGTCGCACAAATGCTTATCGCCGGAGCTGATGCCGGAGGCGACCCGATCTGCCGGAATGCTCCCGCACTCTTGATCGCAGCATCTGAATCAGGTCAGGACTTTGGACTCATCGACAGCATCATCGCCCTCTCCTACATCGACATCTTTGCCCCGAGTCTGAAAATCGGTACCTGCTGGGTAGGCTATGTCATGGCAATGCTCAACCTCAAGCCAGACCTTGGAAAAATTCTCGGCATCCCGGACAACTGGACACCGCAGTACGCCATGCTTATCGGATATCAGGGCGTGGCATTCTCACAGATTCCGCCAAGAGAAACTCCTGAGATCATCTGGAACTAA
- a CDS encoding DUF7123 family protein produces the protein MTDTLCSSPTPAPVDNFLTAAKISEHLIHRAALGCRYFRAKEIAADLHLTSHEVGYYLWYLAKTSTDFEIIQWGCSKSVSWKITLRGR, from the coding sequence ATGACAGATACACTTTGTTCGTCCCCAACCCCTGCTCCCGTCGATAATTTTCTCACCGCTGCAAAGATCAGTGAACATCTGATTCATCGTGCAGCTTTGGGTTGTCGATATTTCCGGGCAAAAGAGATTGCTGCTGATCTTCACCTTACCTCGCATGAAGTCGGTTATTATCTGTGGTATCTTGCAAAAACATCCACTGATTTTGAAATTATACAATGGGGATGTTCAAAATCTGTCTCTTGGAAAATAACTCTTCGAGGTAGATAA